The following are encoded together in the Thermus filiformis genome:
- the bcp gene encoding thioredoxin-dependent thiol peroxidase — protein MLEAGELAPDFALPDQEGRLHRLSDYRGRWVVLYFYPKDDTPGCTKEACGFRDEKGRLEELGAVVLGVSADDVESHKRFAEKYRLNFPLLSDPAKEAIRAYGAWGKKTLYGKEYEGVLRQTFLIDPEGRVAKIWRKVSPEGHAEEVAQALEALRGKGA, from the coding sequence ATGCTGGAGGCAGGCGAACTCGCACCCGACTTCGCCCTTCCCGACCAGGAGGGGCGGCTTCACCGGCTTTCGGACTACCGGGGGCGCTGGGTGGTCCTCTACTTCTACCCCAAGGACGACACCCCGGGCTGCACCAAGGAGGCCTGCGGCTTCCGGGACGAGAAGGGCCGGCTCGAGGAGCTGGGGGCGGTGGTTTTGGGGGTCTCGGCGGACGACGTGGAAAGCCACAAGCGCTTCGCCGAGAAGTACCGCCTGAACTTCCCCCTCCTCTCCGACCCGGCCAAGGAGGCCATCCGGGCCTACGGGGCCTGGGGGAAGAAGACGCTTTACGGCAAGGAGTACGAGGGCGTCCTCCGCCAGACCTTCCTGATAGACCCCGAGGGCCGGGTGGCCAAGATCTGGCGCAAGGTGAGCCCCGAGGGGCACGCGGAGGAAGTGGCCCAGGCCCTGGAGGCGCTTCGTGGAAAAGGGGCTTGA
- the rpiA gene encoding ribose-5-phosphate isomerase RpiA, translated as MEKGLEQYKKEAAHAAASLVESGMVVGLGTGSTARYAVLEIARRLREGEIQGVRGVPTSEATAELARKEGIPLVDLPPEGVDLAIDGADEIAPDLSLIKGLGGALLREKIVESTAREFVVVADHTKKVPVLGRGVVPVEIVPFGYRATLRAIAALGGEAELRMDGDEFFFTDNGHLIADVRFGPIGDPLVLHRALLEIPGVVETGLFVGLASRALVAGPFGLEELRP; from the coding sequence GTGGAAAAGGGGCTTGAGCAGTACAAGAAGGAGGCCGCCCACGCGGCGGCGAGCCTGGTGGAAAGCGGAATGGTGGTGGGCCTGGGCACGGGTTCCACCGCCCGGTACGCGGTCTTGGAGATCGCCCGCAGGCTGAGGGAGGGGGAGATCCAAGGCGTCCGGGGCGTCCCCACCTCCGAGGCCACGGCGGAGCTCGCCCGCAAGGAGGGCATCCCCCTGGTGGACCTGCCCCCGGAAGGGGTGGACCTGGCGATTGACGGGGCGGACGAGATCGCCCCCGACCTCTCCCTCATCAAGGGGCTTGGGGGGGCCCTCCTGCGGGAGAAGATCGTGGAGAGCACCGCCCGGGAGTTCGTGGTGGTGGCCGACCACACCAAGAAGGTGCCGGTCCTGGGCCGGGGGGTGGTGCCGGTGGAGATCGTCCCCTTCGGCTACCGGGCTACTTTGCGCGCCATCGCCGCCCTCGGGGGGGAGGCCGAGCTCCGCATGGACGGGGACGAGTTCTTCTTTACGGACAACGGCCACCTCATCGCGGACGTGCGCTTCGGCCCCATCGGGGACCCTTTGGTCCTGCACCGGGCGCTTTTGGAGATCCCCGGGGTGGTGGAGACCGGCCTCTTCGTGGGCCTGGCGAGCCGGGCCCTGGTGGCGGGGCCCTTCGGCCTCGAGGAGCTCCGCCCCTAG